One segment of Amycolatopsis alba DSM 44262 DNA contains the following:
- the yidD gene encoding membrane protein insertion efficiency factor YidD: MRATENETTEDARPGPVAWVLLLPVKLYRKAISPFLPPACRFYPSCSAYAVEALTRHGAGRGSYLAVRRLLRCGPWTMPGRDPVPETFSWRHRRPETPIEE, translated from the coding sequence ATGCGAGCCACCGAGAACGAGACCACCGAAGACGCCCGGCCCGGCCCGGTGGCATGGGTGCTGCTCCTGCCCGTCAAGCTGTACCGCAAGGCGATCTCCCCCTTCCTTCCTCCGGCGTGCCGGTTCTACCCGAGCTGTAGCGCGTACGCCGTCGAGGCACTGACCCGGCACGGCGCCGGCCGCGGCAGCTATCTCGCGGTCCGGCGTTTGCTGCGCTGTGGCCCGTGGACCATGCCCGGCCGCGACCCGGTACCCGAGACGTTCTCGTGGCGCCACCGCCGACCTGAAACACCGATCGAGGAGTAG
- the rnpA gene encoding ribonuclease P protein component has translation MLPAAARLRRSEDFRAVMRRGAKAGRRRLVVHALTTDPPDAAEAARAGFVVSKAVGNSVVRHRVSRRLRHLISARIGTLPPGSSLVIRALPPAADASSAELGSDLDASLRRLGLSGPSAVTGKPRQARPPDNGSAV, from the coding sequence GTGCTGCCGGCCGCCGCGAGGTTGCGGCGCAGTGAGGATTTCCGTGCCGTGATGCGGCGTGGGGCCAAGGCAGGCAGGCGCCGCCTCGTCGTCCATGCGTTGACCACGGACCCGCCCGATGCCGCCGAAGCGGCGCGGGCGGGTTTTGTGGTGAGCAAGGCCGTGGGGAACTCGGTGGTCCGCCACCGGGTCTCCCGCCGGTTGAGGCATCTCATTTCCGCCAGGATCGGAACACTGCCGCCGGGGAGCTCGTTGGTGATACGGGCACTACCTCCGGCCGCGGACGCGTCCAGCGCGGAACTCGGCTCGGACCTCGACGCGTCGTTGCGGCGCCTCGGGCTGTCCGGGCCTTCCGCCGTCACCGGGAAGCCCCGTCAGGCGCGACCCCCCGACAACGGATCAGCGGTGTAA
- the rpmH gene encoding 50S ribosomal protein L34, with protein sequence MSKGKRTFQPNNRRRARVHGFRLRMRTRAGRAILAARRRKGRGALSA encoded by the coding sequence GTGAGCAAGGGTAAGCGCACCTTCCAGCCGAACAACCGCCGACGCGCCCGGGTCCACGGGTTCCGGCTGCGGATGCGGACCCGCGCCGGCCGGGCGATCCTGGCGGCTCGCCGTCGCAAGGGCCGCGGCGCGCTGTCCGCCTGA
- the dnaA gene encoding chromosomal replication initiator protein DnaA, with protein sequence MSDHQHNLGVIWEQVVRELSDGTLSPQQRAWMRVTRPIGLLDGTALLAAPSDFAKEAIERALRGAITEALSRRLGRAVSLAVKVDSTETHTSMPPPVPGPRYDSSPGRVENGSGPVPGTPPLPDGDGMLSPTRPRPEPPKPRPPRQQPVDNSLNDGDDSDEEVDEEGEALAAVTEIWPTFSGQPIAGQPYTAPAQPQTSKTKLNEKYTFDTFVIGASNRFAHAAAVAVAEAPARAYNPLFIWGESGLGKTHLLHAVGHYAQRLFPGMRVRYVSTEEFTNDFINSLRDDRKVAFQRRYRDIDILLVDDIQFLEGKEGTQEEFFHTFNTLHNANKQIVVSSDRPPKRLETLEDRLRTRFEWGLITDIQPPELETRIAILRKKAAQDRLAVPNEVLEFIASRVEANIRELEGALIRVTAFASLNQQPVDVALAEIVLRDLIPDSHAPEITAPTIMGVTSEFFDVTLDDLCGPGKTKALATARQIAMYLCRELTDMSLPKIGQTFGGRDHTTVMHADKKIRKEMAERRRIYDQVQELTSRIKQRARQ encoded by the coding sequence GTGTCCGATCACCAGCACAATCTTGGCGTCATCTGGGAACAGGTCGTGCGCGAGCTGTCCGATGGCACCCTCTCCCCGCAGCAGCGCGCCTGGATGCGGGTGACCCGGCCGATCGGCCTGCTCGATGGCACCGCTCTTCTCGCCGCTCCCAGCGACTTCGCCAAGGAAGCGATCGAACGCGCACTCCGCGGCGCGATCACCGAAGCCCTTTCGCGCCGGCTCGGCCGCGCGGTCTCCCTCGCGGTGAAGGTCGACAGCACCGAGACGCACACCTCGATGCCGCCTCCCGTGCCGGGTCCTCGCTATGACTCGTCACCCGGTCGGGTGGAAAACGGTTCCGGCCCGGTGCCGGGTACTCCTCCGCTGCCCGACGGTGACGGCATGCTGTCCCCGACCAGGCCCCGGCCCGAGCCTCCGAAGCCGAGGCCGCCGCGGCAGCAGCCGGTGGACAACAGCCTGAACGACGGCGATGACAGTGACGAAGAAGTCGACGAAGAGGGCGAGGCTCTCGCCGCGGTGACCGAGATCTGGCCCACGTTCTCCGGCCAGCCGATCGCGGGCCAGCCCTACACGGCGCCGGCTCAGCCGCAGACGTCGAAGACGAAGCTCAACGAGAAGTACACGTTCGACACCTTCGTCATCGGTGCGTCGAACCGCTTCGCGCACGCGGCCGCGGTCGCCGTCGCCGAAGCACCGGCGCGCGCGTACAACCCGCTGTTCATCTGGGGAGAGTCCGGACTCGGGAAGACCCACCTGCTGCACGCCGTCGGGCACTACGCCCAGCGGCTGTTCCCCGGCATGCGCGTGCGGTACGTGTCGACCGAAGAGTTCACCAACGACTTCATCAACTCGCTGCGGGACGACCGCAAGGTCGCGTTCCAGCGCCGCTACCGCGACATCGACATCCTGCTCGTCGACGACATCCAGTTCCTGGAAGGCAAAGAAGGTACGCAGGAAGAGTTCTTCCACACCTTCAACACCCTCCACAACGCGAACAAGCAGATCGTCGTCTCCTCCGACCGCCCGCCGAAGCGCCTCGAAACGCTGGAAGACCGGCTGCGGACCCGGTTCGAGTGGGGCCTCATCACCGACATCCAGCCGCCCGAGCTCGAAACGCGGATCGCGATCCTCCGCAAGAAGGCGGCACAGGACAGGCTCGCGGTGCCGAACGAGGTGCTGGAGTTCATCGCTTCGCGCGTCGAAGCGAACATCCGGGAACTCGAAGGCGCGCTCATCCGCGTCACCGCCTTCGCGTCGCTGAACCAGCAACCGGTCGACGTCGCTCTCGCCGAGATCGTGCTTCGGGACCTCATCCCGGATTCGCACGCTCCGGAGATCACCGCGCCGACCATCATGGGCGTCACGTCCGAGTTCTTCGACGTGACCCTCGACGACCTCTGCGGGCCCGGTAAGACGAAAGCGCTCGCGACCGCACGTCAGATCGCGATGTACCTCTGCCGCGAACTGACCGACATGTCACTGCCGAAGATCGGGCAGACCTTCGGCGGCCGCGACCACACGACGGTCATGCACGCGGACA